In the Geobacter sp. FeAm09 genome, one interval contains:
- a CDS encoding FliH/SctL family protein, which translates to MSSSKIFKSAQTEGIVVTEYAFGQVGQASGGVQETGFIPMGIFDSSEITRAQAAPPPEEAAPAVVEPAGVVLTEEELDQQLRDAFNSGLQEGKNLAERGLVNVFRSLRTAAEGIRDLREKVMRESEEELLKLIVMVARKVILREVKTDRSILEHMVQTAIAGLSERDMITVRLHPDDHAMITSGHGDFFQQELKSDRMNFKADAAVLPGNCLIDTEMGTIDASVDGQLDEIYRRLLEERSQAPAPGA; encoded by the coding sequence ATGTCCTCGTCTAAGATCTTCAAATCCGCGCAAACGGAAGGGATCGTGGTCACCGAGTACGCCTTCGGTCAGGTCGGCCAGGCGAGCGGCGGCGTCCAGGAGACCGGCTTCATCCCCATGGGGATCTTCGACTCGTCGGAGATCACCAGGGCACAGGCCGCCCCGCCCCCGGAAGAGGCGGCTCCGGCGGTTGTGGAACCCGCCGGGGTGGTCCTGACCGAGGAAGAGCTGGACCAGCAACTTCGCGATGCCTTCAACAGCGGCCTCCAGGAGGGAAAGAACCTGGCCGAACGCGGCCTGGTCAACGTCTTCCGCTCGCTCAGGACCGCGGCCGAGGGGATTCGCGATCTGCGGGAAAAGGTCATGCGGGAGTCGGAGGAAGAGCTCCTCAAGCTCATCGTCATGGTTGCCCGCAAGGTGATCCTGCGGGAAGTGAAGACGGACCGCTCCATCCTCGAACATATGGTCCAGACGGCGATTGCCGGGCTCTCCGAGCGCGACATGATCACGGTGCGCCTGCACCCTGACGATCATGCGATGATTACCAGCGGCCATGGGGATTTTTTCCAGCAGGAGCTGAAGAGCGACCGGATGAACTTCAAGGCCGATGCTGCCGTTTTGCCGGGCAACTGCCTGATCGACACCGAGATGGGCACTATCGATGCCAGCGTCGATGGCCAGCTCGACGAGATCTACCGCCGGCTGCTCGAGGAGCGGAGCCAGGCCCCGGCTCCCGGCGCCTGA
- the fliG gene encoding flagellar motor switch protein FliG, whose amino-acid sequence MSGSEKAAILLLYLGNEVTSKVFEHMDDDEIKKISKSMAHLGHVPRSTIMQVVEDFTEVINPEAGIFSQGEEFVRKILEKALGPVKADMLMEELQASSYGDLVDILGNMDSKSIANFLSQEHPQTVAVILAKLKSKQTSEIISLLPQELQAEVVLRIADVEQVSPDILQEIDDVIRREIKSMGGVQRYKVGGVEKVVDMFNHFDRSKEKQILDKLDVLSPPLAEIIRKHLFTFEDIFKLDDRSIQAIMREVSNDTLTLAMKTSADEVKDKIFKNISSRAAEMIKEDLEVMGPVRLSDVDKAQSEIIKVVRKMEEEGKIVLAGRGGDDVLV is encoded by the coding sequence ATGTCGGGGTCTGAAAAAGCTGCCATCCTGCTGCTCTACCTTGGTAACGAGGTTACCAGCAAGGTGTTCGAGCATATGGATGACGACGAGATAAAGAAGATCAGCAAGAGCATGGCCCACCTGGGGCATGTGCCGCGCAGCACCATCATGCAGGTGGTGGAGGACTTCACCGAGGTCATCAACCCCGAGGCCGGGATCTTCTCCCAGGGTGAGGAATTCGTCCGCAAGATTCTGGAAAAGGCCCTGGGGCCGGTCAAGGCCGATATGCTCATGGAGGAGCTGCAGGCCTCCAGTTACGGCGACCTGGTGGATATCCTGGGCAACATGGATTCCAAGAGTATCGCCAACTTCCTGTCCCAGGAACATCCCCAGACCGTCGCGGTCATCCTGGCCAAGCTGAAATCCAAACAGACCAGCGAGATCATCAGCCTGCTCCCCCAGGAGTTGCAGGCCGAAGTCGTGTTGCGGATTGCCGACGTGGAGCAGGTCTCCCCGGACATCCTCCAGGAGATCGACGACGTCATCCGGCGGGAGATCAAGTCCATGGGTGGCGTCCAGCGCTACAAGGTGGGCGGTGTCGAGAAGGTCGTGGACATGTTCAACCACTTCGACCGGAGCAAGGAAAAGCAGATCCTCGACAAGCTGGACGTGCTCAGCCCGCCCCTGGCCGAGATCATCCGCAAGCACCTGTTCACCTTCGAAGACATCTTCAAGCTGGACGACCGCAGCATCCAGGCGATCATGCGCGAGGTTTCCAACGACACCCTGACCCTGGCCATGAAGACGTCCGCGGACGAGGTCAAGGACAAGATCTTCAAGAACATCTCCAGCCGCGCGGCGGAAATGATCAAGGAGGACCTGGAGGTCATGGGCCCGGTGCGGCTCTCGGATGTGGACAAGGCCCAGTCGGAGATCATCAAGGTCGTGCGCAAGATGGAGGAAGAAGGCAAGATCGTGCTGGCCGGCCGCGGGGGAGACGATGTCCTCGTCTAA
- the fliF gene encoding flagellar basal-body MS-ring/collar protein FliF, whose translation MPEGFQRLIEPFMALSPGKRMLIAGIALLSALAFAVLIFVVNRTDYKPLFTNLTAEDAGEIVKKLKDAKTPYQITADGKGILVPAEKVYEMRLSLASEGLPQGGGVGFEIFDRKNFGMTEFVQKLNYQRALQGELSRTISQLAGVEQARVHLVMPEKSLFKENEKPATASIVLKMKSSRSLSDNEVQGVVHLVASSIEGMDPEHVTVLDSRGKILSKGGSSDPAARMTASMQDTQRAYEKNVEERIQSLLDRIVGSGKTVARATATFDFKQVERVDEKFDPETIAVRSEQRTEEKGASTTAIAGVPGVQTNLGKTAPKPATASGGGSKNDETLNYEVSRSTSKTIEPVGTLSKLSVAVLVDGKYETPAAVKDGQVAKAKYVPRSPDELQKIDALVKSAIGFNAERGDQLSIQNIPFQDMGDAGAAETSSWWSSPFFMALYKNLLIGLAFLAMVLFVIRPLLKSLKVIKQPAFESFEPIGEVPDKLSSAEKAQIAMQVAEQQNLIETAKKDPYQVAQILQNWLGEENN comes from the coding sequence ATGCCCGAAGGATTCCAAAGACTTATAGAGCCTTTCATGGCGTTGTCCCCCGGCAAGCGCATGCTCATCGCCGGCATTGCGCTGCTGTCGGCGCTGGCCTTCGCCGTGCTGATCTTTGTCGTCAACCGTACCGACTATAAGCCGCTCTTCACCAACCTGACTGCGGAAGACGCGGGGGAAATCGTAAAAAAACTGAAGGACGCCAAGACCCCGTATCAGATCACGGCGGACGGCAAGGGAATCCTCGTCCCGGCCGAAAAGGTCTACGAGATGCGGCTTTCCCTGGCGTCCGAGGGATTGCCCCAGGGGGGCGGCGTCGGTTTCGAGATCTTCGACCGCAAGAATTTCGGCATGACCGAGTTCGTCCAGAAGCTCAACTACCAGCGTGCCCTCCAGGGGGAGCTTTCCCGTACCATCTCCCAGCTCGCCGGCGTGGAGCAGGCCCGCGTCCACCTGGTGATGCCGGAGAAATCGCTCTTCAAGGAGAATGAAAAGCCCGCCACCGCCTCCATCGTGCTCAAGATGAAATCGAGCCGTTCCCTGAGCGACAACGAGGTCCAGGGGGTGGTACACCTGGTCGCCTCTTCCATCGAAGGGATGGACCCCGAACATGTCACGGTCCTGGACAGCCGGGGCAAGATCCTCAGCAAGGGGGGGAGCAGCGACCCGGCGGCCCGCATGACCGCGTCCATGCAGGATACCCAGCGCGCCTACGAGAAGAACGTGGAAGAGCGCATCCAATCGCTGCTGGACCGTATCGTCGGATCGGGCAAGACGGTGGCGCGGGCCACGGCAACCTTCGACTTCAAGCAGGTGGAGCGGGTTGACGAGAAGTTCGACCCGGAGACCATCGCCGTCAGAAGCGAGCAGCGCACCGAGGAGAAGGGCGCGTCCACCACCGCCATCGCCGGGGTCCCCGGCGTCCAGACCAACCTGGGCAAAACCGCCCCGAAACCGGCTACGGCTTCCGGCGGCGGCTCCAAGAACGACGAGACCCTCAATTACGAAGTAAGCCGATCCACCTCCAAGACCATCGAGCCGGTGGGGACCTTGAGCAAGTTGTCCGTTGCCGTCCTGGTGGACGGCAAGTACGAGACACCCGCAGCCGTCAAGGACGGCCAGGTGGCCAAGGCCAAATACGTCCCCCGTTCGCCCGACGAGTTGCAGAAGATCGATGCCCTGGTCAAGAGCGCCATCGGTTTCAATGCCGAGCGGGGGGACCAGTTGAGCATCCAGAACATCCCGTTTCAGGACATGGGCGATGCCGGCGCCGCCGAAACGTCCTCCTGGTGGAGCAGCCCCTTCTTCATGGCGCTCTACAAGAACCTGCTGATCGGCCTGGCCTTCCTGGCCATGGTCCTGTTCGTCATCAGGCCGCTGCTCAAATCGCTCAAGGTGATAAAACAGCCGGCGTTCGAGTCGTTTGAGCCGATCGGCGAGGTGCCCGACAAGCTCTCGTCCGCCGAAAAGGCCCAGATAGCCATGCAGGTGGCCGAACAGCAGAATCTCATCGAAACCGCCAAAAAGGATCCCTACCAGGTCGCCCAGATACTGCAGAACTGGTTGGGGGAAGAGAACAACTAA
- the fliE gene encoding flagellar hook-basal body complex protein FliE, translating to MDVKGIESGLGLGAAFPGTSGVKSASAPEGAGKFFSELVSKVNDLQTQSDQAIQGLATGENKNLHEVMITMEKASISFQFLAQVRNKAVEAYQEVMRMQV from the coding sequence GTGGATGTAAAAGGTATAGAAAGCGGCCTCGGCCTCGGTGCGGCATTCCCGGGGACCAGCGGGGTGAAATCGGCGTCTGCGCCCGAAGGGGCCGGAAAATTTTTCAGCGAACTCGTCTCCAAGGTCAATGACCTGCAGACCCAGTCCGACCAGGCCATCCAGGGGCTTGCCACCGGTGAGAACAAAAACCTCCACGAGGTCATGATCACCATGGAAAAGGCCAGCATCTCCTTCCAGTTTCTGGCCCAGGTGCGCAACAAGGCCGTGGAGGCCTACCAGGAAGTGATGCGCATGCAGGTATAG
- the flgC gene encoding flagellar basal body rod protein FlgC yields the protein MDFFSSMNISSSALTAERTRMNLISSNLANASSTRTSEGGPYKRKDAVFSATPVESRFNRALNSAAGQQTRQVEVSEIVEDQNPPRMQYDPGHPDANAQGYVAMPNVNVVEEMADMITASRSYEANVTAVQAAKSMALKTLEISK from the coding sequence ATGGATTTTTTCAGTTCCATGAATATCAGCTCCTCGGCCCTTACGGCTGAGCGGACCAGGATGAACCTGATCTCCAGCAATCTGGCCAATGCCTCATCGACCCGGACTTCCGAGGGGGGCCCCTATAAGCGCAAGGATGCGGTCTTTTCCGCGACCCCCGTGGAGAGCCGTTTCAACCGGGCTCTGAACAGTGCTGCCGGCCAACAGACCCGCCAGGTGGAGGTCTCCGAGATCGTCGAGGACCAGAATCCCCCGCGCATGCAGTACGACCCCGGCCATCCCGACGCCAACGCCCAGGGGTATGTGGCCATGCCCAACGTGAACGTGGTGGAGGAGATGGCCGACATGATCACCGCAAGCCGCAGTTATGAGGCCAACGTGACGGCTGTTCAGGCAGCCAAGAGCATGGCCCTTAAGACGCTTGAAATCAGCAAGTAG
- the flgB gene encoding flagellar basal body rod protein FlgB: protein MPVTGIFGTTIDVLSKSIDLRTKSQNLISSNIANAETPNYIPKSLDFEQELQEAVKNGSRGTPAITHPRHLPLRGGGTGLQSVTGQVVETPAKTPGNDGNAVELENEMGRMVENQIMYNASVQMLAKKFEGLRTAIKGGN, encoded by the coding sequence ATGCCGGTTACCGGAATTTTTGGCACGACGATTGACGTGCTGAGCAAAAGCATTGATCTGCGGACCAAAAGCCAAAACCTGATTTCGTCCAATATCGCCAATGCGGAAACCCCCAATTACATCCCCAAATCGCTCGATTTCGAGCAGGAATTACAGGAAGCGGTCAAAAACGGCAGCAGGGGAACGCCGGCAATCACCCATCCGCGGCATCTGCCGCTGCGGGGGGGCGGCACGGGGCTCCAGTCCGTGACCGGCCAGGTTGTGGAAACCCCCGCCAAGACCCCCGGCAACGACGGCAATGCGGTGGAGTTGGAGAACGAGATGGGCAGAATGGTGGAAAACCAGATCATGTACAACGCCTCGGTCCAGATGCTCGCGAAGAAATTCGAGGGGCTGCGTACGGCGATCAAGGGAGGTAACTGA
- a CDS encoding tetratricopeptide repeat protein: MLSYRYGIGALTRGVMVAKAALPLALAAVCAVAALLPAPAQASIPNRVFRVDIRPKQGYTRIILRLKDNPQFSVVSLPGNRLRLTLQDTDGPLFHKYRRYSDTSIGGLLFSRRGTDLRVTFQAAPGTGWRDATVDGTCAIALDVGKKFTPAPPRLFIAGRERIWNGVEKLVRDFDPPLKTDIPFVPTDRQILKNILSDSDQQAFMAAEAALYKGPLTEAEDAFTQFAGRQSAVRPLALYRLGETWYKLQKYPQALAAFREAEKIWPAFLTFNPSVTFYYGDSIARSGDLAGARVLLARLIARLADKKYAPTLLVRLADILTRQGHDREALAIYRTVADNFPDNKANQMAQLRLADRDFLRTSPWDYQRLSDLYLNISRQSSDVDMREEALFKHVLLHAIHGEASDALQQVVSFQKRFPRGVYVTVCRTIREVLVAQVYHENNWGKDAPGLIRFVEEHQDYLAACMEAPDFLPNVAKAYDEAGRPIELIKFFSTLLDHQWVGANAPYLYEEIASNADLLGDSVLAEKTLRSFLRKYPTHPRARLMLERLGGVYFLGGKYQEARDTLLWLLNKKEHAQRSESYYYLGRSLWEQKGTVQAGKAMDLYIAAAGRDAKDVHLLPDAYYVAASARLAAGDRKGALRILDAGIKLPDNERNDEFLYKAGEITAQEGKKQVARSYFEQVVKKGKDDDWKRLAQQAIESLDLGSAKR, encoded by the coding sequence ATGTTGTCTTATCGGTACGGCATAGGTGCGCTGACGCGCGGCGTGATGGTGGCGAAAGCGGCCCTGCCGCTGGCATTGGCGGCCGTTTGTGCCGTTGCGGCGCTGCTTCCGGCGCCGGCCCAGGCCTCCATCCCCAACCGGGTCTTTCGGGTCGATATCCGTCCCAAGCAGGGGTATACCCGCATCATCCTGCGCCTCAAGGACAACCCGCAGTTTTCCGTCGTGTCGCTGCCCGGCAACCGGTTGCGGCTCACGCTCCAGGACACGGACGGCCCCCTTTTCCACAAGTATCGGCGCTATTCGGATACCAGCATCGGCGGCTTGCTGTTCTCCCGGCGTGGGACGGACCTCCGGGTTACGTTTCAGGCGGCTCCCGGGACGGGATGGCGCGATGCGACGGTGGACGGCACCTGCGCCATTGCCCTGGATGTGGGCAAGAAGTTCACCCCGGCGCCTCCCCGCCTGTTCATTGCCGGCCGTGAGAGAATCTGGAACGGCGTGGAGAAGCTGGTGCGGGATTTCGATCCGCCGCTGAAAACGGATATCCCCTTTGTGCCGACCGACCGGCAGATTTTGAAGAATATCCTCAGCGACAGCGACCAGCAGGCCTTTATGGCGGCCGAGGCGGCGCTCTACAAGGGGCCCCTGACCGAAGCCGAGGACGCCTTCACCCAGTTTGCCGGGCGGCAGAGCGCGGTGAGGCCGCTGGCGCTCTACCGGCTTGGCGAGACGTGGTACAAGCTGCAAAAGTACCCCCAGGCCCTGGCCGCCTTTCGCGAAGCCGAAAAGATCTGGCCGGCGTTTCTGACCTTCAATCCGAGCGTCACGTTTTATTACGGGGACAGTATCGCCCGCAGCGGAGACCTGGCCGGTGCCCGGGTGCTCCTTGCCCGCCTGATCGCCCGGCTTGCCGACAAGAAGTACGCCCCGACCCTGCTGGTGCGCCTGGCCGATATCCTGACGCGCCAGGGGCACGACCGGGAAGCCCTGGCCATCTACCGCACGGTTGCCGACAACTTCCCGGACAACAAGGCCAATCAGATGGCGCAGTTGCGTCTGGCCGACCGCGATTTTCTCCGCACCTCCCCGTGGGACTACCAGCGCCTGAGCGATCTTTACCTGAACATCTCGCGCCAGAGCAGCGATGTGGATATGCGCGAGGAGGCCCTGTTCAAACATGTCCTGCTCCATGCCATTCATGGTGAGGCGTCCGACGCCCTGCAGCAGGTCGTTTCGTTCCAGAAGCGGTTCCCGCGCGGGGTCTATGTCACCGTGTGCCGGACCATCCGGGAGGTGCTGGTTGCCCAGGTGTACCACGAAAACAACTGGGGCAAGGACGCTCCGGGGCTGATCAGGTTTGTGGAGGAGCACCAGGACTACCTGGCCGCCTGCATGGAGGCGCCCGATTTCCTCCCGAATGTGGCCAAGGCCTACGACGAGGCGGGCCGGCCCATCGAATTGATCAAATTTTTCAGTACCCTCCTGGACCACCAATGGGTGGGGGCCAATGCACCCTATCTCTATGAGGAGATAGCTTCCAATGCGGATCTCCTGGGGGACAGCGTCCTGGCCGAGAAGACCCTGCGCAGCTTTTTGCGCAAATACCCCACCCATCCCCGGGCGCGGCTCATGCTGGAGCGCTTGGGCGGGGTGTATTTCCTGGGGGGAAAATATCAGGAGGCCCGGGACACCCTGTTGTGGCTGCTCAACAAGAAGGAGCACGCCCAGAGGAGCGAGAGCTACTACTATCTCGGCCGTTCCCTGTGGGAACAGAAGGGGACCGTCCAGGCCGGCAAGGCCATGGATCTCTATATTGCCGCTGCCGGCCGGGATGCGAAGGATGTCCACCTGCTGCCCGACGCCTACTACGTGGCGGCCTCGGCGCGCCTGGCGGCGGGAGACCGCAAGGGGGCCCTGCGCATACTTGACGCCGGCATAAAGCTGCCCGATAACGAGCGCAACGACGAATTTCTCTACAAGGCGGGGGAGATCACCGCCCAGGAGGGGAAGAAGCAGGTTGCCCGTTCCTATTTCGAGCAAGTGGTGAAAAAGGGCAAGGACGATGACTGGAAAAGGCTGGCGCAACAGGCCATCGAGTCGTTGGACCTGGGGAGTGCCAAGCGGTAG